The nucleotide window agaaatgaaaatacctTGTCGTCGTCGTTTGGCACACTACAATTGCTGTATCAGCTGTATCAGCGAACGGTTCTTAAAAAACAGCTTATCAAAGTGGAAAAGGTGCTTTCGAACATGATAGATATGGAAAGTATAGAGGACTGCAGCTATTGTTACTGATAAAAACGACAAAATCACCAGCGCTCCGAATTCCTGAAAACAAAATCAGCAAGAAAAGTAATTTTTTCATACATCATTTCTGAAGACAGGTAAGGATTGCAATGGGCAGGGTAGCCTGCCCAATCCAGCTTGGGGCCCGGGCTTGGGTCTTGTATGCATGGTCTGATAATTTTAAAGGTCAGGtgtgggctcaagtcattttagccttgaCCCACCTGGTCTGACCCAACTTTATATGTAAATGTGTTATATCCCACAAATATGCCATTTCAATCCTCAGTTAGATAATCTATCCACCTTGAAAGTAGACagttggtttcattcctctaaatgtgcatgtgtgacccatttgatcaaCGGATAGGTTAGGAATATTCAAGcgggaaatagggattttatccattttttacTTGGGTCCCGACCAAATTTAGGGCTCAAGCTTGGTCCTCTTGTGCTAGAGGCCCGTGCCAGACTCGGGACTCGGGTCTTAGGTGTCAAGCTAGGCCCAACCTATTAGCACCCCTATACACAGGAGAGATGAGTTTCGCAGGTATACATTTGTAGAGTGGGAATAGATACCAGCACCCAAACTGATAGATTTGcatacatccatttgatattttGAGAATTGAAATAGTACAGGCAGATGTGTGCACATCAATCAGTATATGGTCCTTTCATCATTCCATTTTTTCATTGTTGAGTCTATGGTTTCTACATGTGATGGCCAGATCTGCAGCTTTGATTTTGGAGCATGCAAAAAAATTGAACAGTCCATGTTGTCTACTATGGGTCACACTTATCAGAATAGAAAATCATATAAGAGGATGTTTGTTAATTCCACACGTGcgtccgagtgtgcccctacatcccaccccactcgagctcggtgtaaAAATTcatctgcattaatcacccccggtgaggagtctcgaacacaagacctcaggacaactaaccacttgatctaaaagctcgaactaatagagtgtGACAaatcaatccccttatctcatagcctaagCCCCACATCCAATGGGTTAgctcctcggccgaacccccctgtgagccccacatcacatgggttccgcctcacacaggctgcccaccccgagtgtaccctTGCATCCTGCAGGTCACCCCACTCGAgtctagtgtgaaaatgcccctgcattactgtGTGTGCACGCCACAAGCaggcacatgtgccaatgtggaaTAAGTTTGCATGATCACAGGCTGCGTGCCTGCGTGCATGTGGAGAAAGCATATATTCTAGTCACAATGTGATATAAACCATTCAGTTAGTTCCTCGATTATCTGTTTAGATAAATCACCTTTGGATTTGAAATGATAATTCCCATGATATAAGTCATCAAATCCATCATGGATTGAAGCGAGCTTTGGACTCCTCCCACAACACAACGATCTGATTCCGGAACATGGTCCTGCCCAAAGCAATCAAATGTTCGAAATGAAATTACTACTTCCAAAATTTCAATTGCATGTTATGGTCAAgtgtgtgtttggttgcatcaaatatcgggaaacttcatgatattttgcaccaaattagactgattaatcatgaagtttcatgaaatttggtgcaaccaaacacaccctcgaTCAAAATAAACCACTTTCACTATAAACCCAGCTCAATAAGTGGAACTGTTTTGTTAAAAAATAGTAACTACAACAGTCTGTAACCATTCTGCTGCAAAGATTACTAGTTGATTCATTCTGGCCTGAATGGTCCAGAGTGGGTCTGATTGGTTAAATCGGAAGTTAGGCCGAACCGCCAAAAAAATGGGTCAGGGTCCAGTCGAATCATTGGTGATATTGACTTATCATGACCCttgaatataattatcatagACGAACTGGCTTAAGTAAGATGAGAAAATGCAATTATGTATAACATCTAATGAACTGATACCACCAATGGCTCATGGACTAAAATCTCCCATAATCGGACATTGGAAACCATTTAAAAAATCGTGTACAAAAATCACTAAAATAGTGATGTATAGGTTATAGGAAAAACATATAAAATAGCTAAAATAAACAAATGTGCAGCCTTTGGTGCGTTAGTTATAgacaaggtgttccaaaacggtaacggtggccgtaacggccaccaccgttagcATTAtaatacgggccataacggccattatggccccCGTATCAGCTATTGcagcccttttttattttttgaaaaaactgttacaggaccgttacggggccgttatgGTCTGTTGTGGGCCCATTAAGACCTGTTTTttttgtaacggccattacggccctgtaacgtgtaacggttatgaccgttaccattacgtaaccgattttaaATACCTTGGTTATATACTTTTGctccctttttttttgttagcttgttagtacacccactgtcagttcacacctcaCCGTTAGCCACcgccactagggatcgataccaagacctttgGTTAGAATATGCTTCCAACAACTACAAGGCCTTCTTCAAGTTCCTTAGATTTATCTAttaccatttttatttttcaatattaattttgataatattataaatataaaagAATCCGGTGCCATCTCTCACATTTAAGTTACTTATCAGTCCACATGGCACACATGTATTGCATCTGGGCAGCTCATCTCTCGGGCCCTACGATGCATGGGCCATACCTAGAAGTCACACTTGCCGAATGATCCTAGCAACCAATTAGAGGACTTCTAAGAGCTAAAAATTGATGGTTAGAGAAGAGTCCAgataatattcaatattcaaggGGCAAAAGCCCTCCAATCGGCAGCTAGAATCATTTGAAAGGCATGCAAATCTTCAAGGTATGGCCTATCCATGTTAGAGATTGACCGATGAACAGTTCTTTTCCTTTTAAATGTTTTACCCTTGCATCCTTAGGCACTGAGTTCATACACAAAGGGTCCATTTTCTGGTGATACAGGCAGTTGATATAACTGTCCCACCctgtatggaccacaccacaaaaatctCCCTGATGGACCAATACTTTTTTATTAGGAAAGATTTAATTAAGGATACTCTCCTTCCATGTTTGCTAAGATTTGATTTTTCCTCATTgtgatcgatttttttttttccttttttggggcCATTCCCTTTGTATTTACACAACACATATACTGAATACAAACATATGGAAATTCCCCCATCTACTattttttcatggtatcagagcctgaGCTCTTGATCATTCAATGGTCATTGATCCAGTGGCCTCTTTTCCACGGATAGATCTCGTCTCTGCTTAGAGCAAACATGGAAGGAGATTATCCTTAATTAAATATTTCCTAATATTTTGGAAACAGGGGCCTGAAGATCAACAATAAGAAAGAAAGTAGGAACTGTTGACATTCAACAGAAAAAGGCCAAAACTTGAATGGCTAGGAACTTCCAACCTGATGGAGCATGgcctatccatggtgggaccatccTGGGTCCAGACCATTGAAACATGGGCCCACCTCTAGACATAATCTTAAGTCACAAAAAGAAATTCTCTAATAGATCCATACATCGTAATTTCTTTGGAGTCAGCTTAGCAAAACAATGGAGTTagcttagggtgtgtttggctgcaccaaatttcatgaaatatcatgaattttgcaccaaattagactgcttgataatgaaatttcatgatatttagtgcaaccaaacacacccttaccaTTTATTGGAAACCTTGGGACTGTCAACTTGTCGGGCCTAGTTTGATCTCTGACCATATTTCAAACTGGTCAGGGCAGGGCTACTTGGAATTTTGATTTCCTCAGTGGGGCCCTGTGATGGACAGCCCCAATCTTAAGATAACCTTTACCTGCATTTGTTGAATAACTGCTAAATCGAACATCCACAACCCAAGACGTGACGTTGCTACTCCACCCATCAGCATCCATGCGGAGATAAAGCCATTCTGGACCCAAATAGAAGCTACGCATACTAGTAGAAAGCACCACTGCACAAGAGCAAATAGATGTCATGACACAAGGGTGCATTTGGCTGCACCATTGAAGCAAATCACATTTGCTAGTCTGATTTAAGTGCAAATAACCAAATTGTAGTTTCCTTGTAGTTGAATTCATGGTTTTAAGACCAAGTCTGATGTGACCCGTCCAAGTCAACTCAGATTCGGTGGGACCCAATCTGGTTCAGTACCATCACCCCAGACTGGGCGAGGCAGACCGATTCAGCCCCGACACAGGCAAGTCCCAACTTGACTCAGGATCGAGCGAGTCGATCTGAGTCagtgagtcttttaaccatggttgCATTTCTTTCTAGTTGGACTCAAAATAACACAACTGCAATCTGAGGGCCACTTCCTCATTACGTATACCAACCAGTGCTTTAAATAGTGAATAGTGCAGCGTAAACCCCTTCTGAagcgtgaggcataagctacatagcgtgtagtgtaAACTACGAGCTACTTTCAGATTTTTAATAAAGGTTGCTCttagttgcaccaatttcatgattttgcaccaaattagaccaaTTGATAATGAAAGCTAACAAAATTTCACAATATTGGGTGCAACCAAAGGCAATCTTAAGTAATAGGAAAAGGTAATGATCAAGTATAAAGGTAGAGAAAGAGAATCAAAATTAATATAATACTGttaattatattattttactaaaacaTTAAAAAGCTTAAATACTTTTttattattgaaaatagaaatatGTAACAAATTATTGAAAACATTAGTTGATTTTAATGAAAAATAGCTTGTaatgtaagctacatagcgtgtagtgtaGTCTATGTAGGGAGTggcatatgcaaattatcatgcagCGTAGGCTACAtgcaacttaagctattttcatgagctatgtagcATTAAGGCTATGGTAAGCTACATAgcgtaagctatttaaaacaatgATACCAACAAACATTGTTTTATGTGTAATCTTCTTTTGGTTGATTGGAATGCTGACAATTCAGTTCATTTTTACATCCAAATGCAACCTGAACTTTATGACTATGAAAGCGATGTGAAGCTTAATTTCGAGGATTTTCAGGTGGGTCTATGGTCCGATTATCTGCTCGATAGGAAAATCCTCACCTTTCAATGTGTGGGCTAGAGGTGGACAGTTTAGAAGAGAGATGCAGCAATGTCCACATTAAACTGGATAAAGGCTTGAAAATTTAGTGGCTAGGATCTGATCTTCCAATCTAGTATTTTTCAGACAGTCCATCCATGGTGTGTCAAGTATAACATGCAAAGCCTGGGGTCGAGAATCGTATGATGCCTACGAATAAAAGGGGCGTGCTCGAGTGGTACTGGGCAGATGTGGTGCCCAAAAGATGTCTGGAGGCCATCCAACCCTGTCCATAAGATGATTCACCTCATAGTACCCACAGGTTTCAAAAGTCATCCTgctccaacactcaaatgggctAAGACACGGAAGAATGTGAGAggggacacccacccttgatttaaacagaggcccaccttaatatcaAAACTGCCTTATTTGTTtgcctgacccttcatccagatcAGATGAAGGGTCAGAATGaactggatttcatatatacaacacagtggaccCTCCACACAAATCAATGGTGGAAGTTCCCCCCAGTGTGTTCtctgtagtatggcccacctgattcacagATCCGCCTGATTTTATGTACCTCGAGGTAACATGCACTTATTCatatgatggatgggttggatttacaCATGTACCATCTGGGTCCACATTTTCCCAATACCACCTTAAGCTACGGTGGCACTGGTACCACTAGTGTACCCCTGAATAAAATGCGCCACACTCATGTTATTTGAATTTATTAATAAGAAATGAGGAATTATAAGTTGCTCAACCTCATGATATGTGTACACTAGCTTTCAGTGTACAAGTGAGTTCTAGAGATCCAGACCACTTGTTTGCTGTGACCTGCCATATAGATCACatcccaaaaatctcccaaacTGGAAGATACAAGCCACCAAACCAGGATATTTTCCTGGCATGGACCATCAAAAGGCAGGCTGTGGCAGAGCAATGATgttgatcactgaaccatggtccCGCTTTGTACAAAGTGAAAACCCGAGAATACTATAATTGCTTGTACTTATTTTTAAATTGCTGGATAATGGGATATATGATTCCTTAAACAAAGAAACCTTTTAAAACAGAATGTATAAGAAAAGAGGAACTCCGGGAGCGGTTTCCAATAGTGTTTCTGGAGTGTGGCTCACCTAGAGACTGAACTAATACAAAACTCCAGACTCATTCCGACTCAGTCTGGCTTCAGAACATGACTTGCCGAAACTGAATTGACTCAGTTTCAGAAAATATTTAGAACCATGATACAATCAATATATTCATCTCAAAATACTGAATGACTTGTTGTAGTTGGAAGTATACAATTTTCTGGATTAGTATATATAATTCATGTCTTGACGATATTGTAATGAGGTATTATACACTGCTTAAAATTTGCATACCATATTGTCTTTAtgtttgtataagtggggcccatgatacagtgatccaaactgttggtaTCATGGGACCCATTGTAGATAGCCCACGCataccaaaaatctcccagatggcCCTTGGTTCTCCAACAAAtgtatttttaagaaaaaatattgcaACCATGCACATTGAAGCAAACGAAGCCAAATAAtctatggctaggatcttccaattcaggggatttttggtgcatgggtaCTATGGGCTGGATCAATCACTTACTCTGATAACTAAAGATCGGGTGTACAAAATTGAAAGCCCAAATGCTAGTGTACAAACATTACTCCTGAGCGTTGTTTAACACATCCATCGTAATAATTCCAAGAAAGGGCACAACTTCACTGAGCATGCAAAGCACTGAGAATCGGTGCACCCACATATACCCCCACAAAGATAGTGAATTCTACAAATTCACATTTTTCAAAACTCCATTTTGAAATGCATATGGAGATTCTCACCCACTGTTACGGGATGCAGGGAAATAAATTCTCAGTGCACACTGTGTGCATTCAATCTTTTCTCccacaaaaaaatttcaagaatgaattgtaaaaaacaaataaataaataaataaaaagaaaagaaatgatacCTGAGTCCAAATAGACCAGAGTCCAGTCCTCAGAGTCGAAATACGCGAATGCACAATAGGGTACACGAGTGTTGCAGCTATTCCTACAATAGCACTCACCCCACGCGCAATGCCTATAACATAGGCAGGTATACCTTTCCATTCCAAAGCCGCGGTCATCAACGTCCCAAAGCTGTACAAAGACATCACACATTTATTCACAGGACTCATACTATATCATGCATTTTCCTACAAAGCATGGTTCTAAATTTCATCCGAAGCTGAGTCATCTTGGTTTTGGTGGGCAACAAAATGAGTAACCAAAGCGGAATAGACAAGAGTCGCTCATAAGTGGTACTCTGAACTGGCATTTAAAACCATGCTAAATGTTCTAAAGATTTCCTATTTGCttattgggtgtgtttggatgctcaattgagcCGAATTGCAATAATCCAATTCACTGTAGAAGGACTAAAGTGAAGGGCTAGTCTTAatttcaatttgggggctagtcATTATGAACGACTGGGGCTACGCCTGGATTTGGCCTTTTCCGCTTTATTGAATAGAATTATGCAATCCAATTTAATCTGAGCACCCAAACGCCAATGAAATCAGTGAAATTAGAAACATTACAACTGCTGGAATTACATGTTGTTCAGCCACGTTTTGGGATTCGTAGTCCTGCCAATGACAATATGGTGGTACATCCAAATACTAACTTATGTGATTACAATAATTTTCTATAGCTATTTCTCAGTTTTTCTTAttagcactttttttttttttcccctgttgGAATAATGTCAAACTTTTGTAGTACTGATTGATTAAAAAAGTTCGAAAAGTGGATTATCAAAGGTCACGAGGACCACAAAGGTTTGCTAATCCGCATGCAGATACATGTGCCAGTATGGAACATGTGCGACATCTGAtttttccatcaggtgggctatgCTGTTTAGGTCTTCTGGCCTAAGACTCAGGCCAGTTCACACCTCGGGTGGGTCACAGCATGCTGCATGCAAGACAAATGCACAGATGGaaactatacacacacacacacacacacacacacacacacacacgatttAACCATCAGTTTGCTTTGTACATGATGGGCCCACCAGAAGAgtaaaacagcctgattttttatgCAGAAGATATAAGATTGAAAGCTCATATCTAGCACACGCGTTtcatattggcacatgtgcttGCGTGTGGATGGTCAAAACACAAGCGTGCTAGATATATTcatcaaacatgaaatcaaaatGTCATATTAAAAAGGGTTATGTTTGCACTTCAACTCAGTCAGAAAAGCCCAACTCAGAGCTGCTCAATGCATGTATGAGACGAAAACAAATCATCCCATAGCAATAACATTAGACTCATGTTTCCATGCTCAGACAAACACACCTATCACCCCAATTCGCAAATGAAACAATGAACAAATCATGCAATTTGCAAATTTGCAGTGTCCAAAAAGGCCTCGAGCACTTCAaccagttctttttttttttggttaatgcaGATAATCACCTGAGGACAGTGAAATAAAGCAAAGATAAAGCCACTCCGGGAAGCACTACTTCTTGCTTTAAATAGACAAGCCATGCATCGATGCACGGAAGCTTTAAAATCCTTGCCCTTATTTTCCGATTCTGATCATTCCCTCCTACTTCAGAAATTCCTTCTTCCGAAAGAAAGCTCTCGGTTTCCATCAAATCAGATGAACTTCCTAATGGATCAGTCACTCCGACATTCATAGTTTTCTTTCGGCTGCTTTCGCTTAGAGCTGGAATCCCATTGTATACAGACATCAGAAGCCAATATTGCAGTGAAACAGATACAATATTCCAGAGTGCTAAAGTCACCGCTGATGCTTGCAGTGATATAAAGCTGATAATGAAGCCAGTGACAACAGGAGCAAATAGCTTGCAGATTAGATCAATCCGTCGGATAACTGAATTCATCTTTGTCAATACTTCTGGTGGTTGGCCATTTGAAATCACCACGACCCTGCAATTTCAGATGTAATTTCAATCACATGGAAAAACTAGAACAAATTGCAATCAACATTCTCTTAGCTGGGCCATATCTGCATGAAAACAAGAGGATGGATCTGCTACAAAGCTTTGTTGGTTAAGCTTGATCTGCAACATGATGTGTGCATAGCATTGGAGCCATCGTCATCTGCGTCTCCTCATGTGTTTTTCTTGGCA belongs to Magnolia sinica isolate HGM2019 chromosome 8, MsV1, whole genome shotgun sequence and includes:
- the LOC131253477 gene encoding solute carrier family 40 member 1-like isoform X4, whose product is MIAGGTVTALLINHALKSSHFVAFISLVILTNVSGAVGVLSSLAGTILIEREWVVVISNGQPPEVLTKMNSVIRRIDLICKLFAPVVTGFIISFISLQASAVTLALWNIVSVSLQYWLLMSVYNGIPALSESSRKKTMNVGVTDPLGSSSDLMETESFLSEEGISEVGGNDQNRKIRARILKLPCIDAWLVYLKQEVVLPGVALSLLYFTVLSFGTLMTAALEWKGIPAYVIGIARGVSAIVGIAATLVYPIVHSRISTLRTGLWSIWTQWCFLLVCVASIWVQNGFISAWMLMGGVATSRLGLWMFDLAVIQQMQDHVPESDRCVVGGVQSSLQSMMDLMTYIMGIIISNPKEFGALVILSFLSVTIAAVLYTFHIYHVRKHLFHFDKLFFKNRSLIQLIQQL
- the LOC131253477 gene encoding solute carrier family 40 member 1-like isoform X3, whose protein sequence is MWEFSVGLYMIYVWPDSLLFAAIYGVVESASTALFGPTVGRWVDRFTYIQVLRTWLLAQNLSFMIAGGTVTALLINHALKSSHFVAFISLVILTNVSGAVGVLSSLAGTILIEREWVVVISNGQPPEVLTKMNSVIRRIDLICKLFAPVVTGFIISFISLQASAVTLALWNIVSVSLQYWLLMSVYNGIPALSESSRKKTMNVGVTDPLGSSSDLMETESFLSEEGISEVGGNDQNRKIRARILKLPCIDAWLVYLKQEVVLPGVALSLLYFTVLSFGTLMTAALEWKGIPAYVIGIARGVSAIVGIAATLVYPIVHSRISTLRTGLWSIWTQWCFLLVCVASIWVQNGFISAWMLMGGVATSRLGLWMFDLAVIQQMQDHVPESDRCVVGGVQSSLQSMMDLMTYIMGIIISNPKEFGALVILSFLSVTIAAVLYTFHIYHVRKHLFHFDKLFFKNRSLIQLIQQL
- the LOC131253477 gene encoding solute carrier family 40 member 1-like isoform X2, whose translation is MEEEKEEEMRVFLLTPPSQQSTPPSLLIYLYVGHFLARWGARMWEFSVGLYMIYVWPDSLLFAAIYGVVESASTALFGPTVGRWVDRFTYIQVLRTWLLAQNLSFMIAGGTVTALLINHALKSSHFVAFISLVILTNVSGAVGVLSSLAGTILIEREWVVVISNGQPPEVLTKMNSVIRRIDLICKLFAPVVTGFIISFISLQASAVTLALWNIVSVSLQYWLLMSVYNGIPALSESSRKKTMNVGVTDPLGSSSDLMETESFLSEEGISEVGGNDQNRKIRARILKLPCIDAWLVYLKQEVVLPGVALSLLYFTVLSFGTLMTAALEWKGIPAYVIGIARGVSAIVGIAATLVYPIVHSRISTLRTGLWSIWTQWCFLLVCVASIWVQNGFISAWMLMGGVATSRLGLWMFDLAVIQQMQDHVPESDRCVVGGVQSSLQSMMDLMTYIMGIIISNPKEFGALVILSFLSVTIAAVLYTFHIYHVRKHLFHFDKLFFKNRSLIQLIQQL
- the LOC131253477 gene encoding solute carrier family 40 member 1-like isoform X1 is translated as MEEEKEEEMRGSLLPHLSSQQSTPPSLLIYLYVGHFLARWSARMWEFSVGLYMIYVWPDSLLFAAIYGVVESASTALFGPTVGRWVDRFTYIQVLRTWLLAQNLSFMIAGGTVTALLINHALKSSHFVAFISLVILTNVSGAVGVLSSLAGTILIEREWVVVISNGQPPEVLTKMNSVIRRIDLICKLFAPVVTGFIISFISLQASAVTLALWNIVSVSLQYWLLMSVYNGIPALSESSRKKTMNVGVTDPLGSSSDLMETESFLSEEGISEVGGNDQNRKIRARILKLPCIDAWLVYLKQEVVLPGVALSLLYFTVLSFGTLMTAALEWKGIPAYVIGIARGVSAIVGIAATLVYPIVHSRISTLRTGLWSIWTQWCFLLVCVASIWVQNGFISAWMLMGGVATSRLGLWMFDLAVIQQMQDHVPESDRCVVGGVQSSLQSMMDLMTYIMGIIISNPKEFGALVILSFLSVTIAAVLYTFHIYHVRKHLFHFDKLFFKNRSLIQLIQQL
- the LOC131253477 gene encoding solute carrier family 40 member 1-like isoform X5; translation: MCQPVWDIRVVHQALSHVGVVVISNGQPPEVLTKMNSVIRRIDLICKLFAPVVTGFIISFISLQASAVTLALWNIVSVSLQYWLLMSVYNGIPALSESSRKKTMNVGVTDPLGSSSDLMETESFLSEEGISEVGGNDQNRKIRARILKLPCIDAWLVYLKQEVVLPGVALSLLYFTVLSFGTLMTAALEWKGIPAYVIGIARGVSAIVGIAATLVYPIVHSRISTLRTGLWSIWTQWCFLLVCVASIWVQNGFISAWMLMGGVATSRLGLWMFDLAVIQQMQDHVPESDRCVVGGVQSSLQSMMDLMTYIMGIIISNPKEFGALVILSFLSVTIAAVLYTFHIYHVRKHLFHFDKLFFKNRSLIQLIQQL